A window of the Canis lupus baileyi chromosome 1, mCanLup2.hap1, whole genome shotgun sequence genome harbors these coding sequences:
- the UBE2M gene encoding NEDD8-conjugating enzyme Ubc12, which translates to MIKLFSLKQQKKEEESAGGTKGSSKKASAAQLRIQKDINELNLPKTCDISFSDPDDLLNFKLVICPDEGFYKSGKFVFSFKVGQGYPHDPPKVKCETMVYHPNIDLEGNVCLNILREDWKPVLTINSIIYGLQYLFLEPNPEDPLNKEAAEVLQNNRRLFEQNVQRSMRGGYIGSTYFERCLK; encoded by the exons atGATCAAGCTGTTCTCGCTGAAGCagcagaagaaggaggaggagtcGGCGGGCGGCACCAAGGGCAGCAGCAAGAAGGCGTCGGCTGCGCAGCTGCGGATCCAGAAGG ACATAAACGAGCTAAACCTGCCCAAGACGTGTGACATCAGCTTCTCAGATCCAGACGATCTCCTCAACTTCAAGCTGGTTATCTGTCCTGATGAG GGCTTCTACAAGAGTGGGAAGTTTGTATTCAGTTTtaag GTGGGCCAGGGTTACCCACATGACCCCCCCAAGGTGAAGTGTGAGACGATGGTCTATCACCCCAACATTGACCTCGAGGGCAATGTCTGCCTCAACATCCTCAG AGAGGACTGGAAGCCAGTCCTTACGATAAACTCCATAATTTATGGCCTGCAGTATCTCTTCTTG GAGCCCAACCCCGAAGACCCACTGAACAAGGAGGCCGCCGAGGTCCTGCAGAACAACCGGCGGCTGTTTGAGCAGAATGTGCAGCGCTCCATGCGGGGTGGCTATATCGGCTCCACCTACTTCGAGCGCTGCCTGAAATAG